In Paraburkholderia sp. PGU19, a single window of DNA contains:
- a CDS encoding ABC transporter substrate-binding protein, with protein sequence MKLQFGLSTRGRFWLYSACLMASLTGLVTIALAENAPFRIGVIVDMSGVYSGIGGTGGVTAVKMAVQDYGGKVLNRPIEVLSTDYQSKVDVAATKVRSWYDRDDVQAVIESTDSASALALQKLGAEKRKITIFAGSATTELTGRQCSPYGVHYVYDTYALANGTARALVRAGYKRWFFVTADYAFGNSLQDQATRVVKTMGGEVVGSVKHPLSASDFASYLLQAQASKAQVVGLADAGRDAQNAVKQAAEFGLSRSNQVVAPLLIFDGDLKGMGLSTAQGLQFTTAFYWDRDDSTRAFAKKFYAATGKMPTMVQAGMYSATMHYLAAVQASGTADSDTVMQKMRATPINDFFARDGRIEANGLMVHDMYLAEAKKPSESKGEWDLLKIRAVIPKEEAFEPIAESTCPLVKR encoded by the coding sequence GTGAAACTTCAATTTGGATTATCGACGCGCGGGCGATTCTGGCTGTATTCGGCCTGCCTGATGGCCTCGCTGACGGGTCTTGTCACGATTGCATTGGCGGAGAATGCTCCGTTCAGGATCGGTGTGATCGTCGACATGAGCGGCGTCTATTCCGGTATCGGTGGCACAGGCGGAGTTACCGCGGTCAAGATGGCTGTCCAGGACTACGGGGGAAAGGTACTGAATCGTCCAATCGAAGTGCTGTCCACCGACTACCAGAGCAAGGTTGACGTGGCCGCCACGAAAGTTCGATCCTGGTATGACCGGGATGATGTGCAGGCGGTCATCGAATCCACCGACTCGGCATCGGCTCTTGCGTTACAGAAGCTCGGAGCCGAGAAGCGCAAGATCACGATCTTCGCCGGCTCGGCCACGACCGAGTTGACGGGCCGGCAGTGCTCTCCGTACGGCGTTCACTATGTCTACGATACCTATGCGCTCGCAAATGGAACCGCGCGTGCGCTGGTGCGTGCGGGCTACAAGCGGTGGTTCTTCGTCACGGCGGACTACGCTTTCGGAAATTCACTGCAAGATCAGGCGACACGTGTCGTGAAGACCATGGGCGGTGAGGTGGTGGGTTCGGTCAAGCACCCGTTGTCGGCGTCCGATTTCGCGTCATATCTGCTTCAGGCGCAGGCTTCGAAGGCGCAGGTCGTCGGTCTCGCGGATGCCGGGCGTGACGCACAGAACGCCGTCAAGCAGGCGGCTGAATTTGGCTTGTCCCGCAGCAATCAGGTCGTCGCACCACTGCTCATTTTCGATGGCGATCTGAAAGGGATGGGGCTGAGTACGGCGCAAGGCCTTCAGTTCACGACGGCGTTCTACTGGGATCGCGACGACAGTACACGAGCATTCGCCAAGAAATTCTATGCCGCTACGGGCAAGATGCCGACGATGGTTCAGGCCGGCATGTATTCGGCGACGATGCATTACCTCGCTGCCGTACAGGCATCGGGTACCGCGGATAGCGATACCGTGATGCAGAAGATGCGCGCGACGCCGATCAACGACTTCTTCGCCCGCGATGGCCGCATCGAAGCGAATGGCCTGATGGTGCATGACATGTACCTCGCCGAAGCAAAGAAGCCTTCGGAGTCGAAGGGCGAGTGGGATCTGCTCAAGATCCGCGCTGTGATTCCAAAAGAAGAGGCGTTTGAGCCGATCGCAGAGAGCACCTGCCCGCTGGTCAAAAGGTAG